In Papaver somniferum cultivar HN1 chromosome 1, ASM357369v1, whole genome shotgun sequence, a genomic segment contains:
- the LOC113324632 gene encoding uncharacterized protein LOC113324632: MAVFTAPSTLLVVPPPMDDQPLANQLLIENSSSHYLTEETWEEKDDAKKWARERGKLIRCIIVCNGTTNNSSFQMVCECNGKHKSHAKKDTLQVEKTKRKNTSFSKKTGCPFKLQFKRNKAKRWFLEKVVCGSHNHPIPQSLLSHAYVGRLTKEEENIVESLTQIRMKTIHISLT, translated from the exons ATGGCGGTATTTACTGCACCTAGTACG CTCCTTGTTGTACCTCCTCCAATGGATGACCAACCTTTAGCAAATCAACTTCTCATCGAAAATTCTAGCTctcactatttaaccgaggagacatgggaGGAGAAAGACGATGCAAAGAAGTGGGCTAGAGAACGAGGCAAGTTGATTAGgtgtatcatagtttgtaatggtaCCACTAATAATAGttcctttcaaatggtttgcgagtgtaatGGAAAACATAAAAGTCACGCAAAAAAGGATACCTTGCAAGTAGAaaagacaaagaggaagaatactaGTTTCAGTAAGAAGACAGgatgccccttcaagcttcaGTTTAAAAGGAACAAGGCAAAGaggtggtttttggagaaagttgtatgtggtagtcataaccaccctataccCCAGAGTTTGCTATCACACGCTTATGTTGGACGCCTtaccaaagaagaagagaatatcgTAGAATCACTGACACAAATTCGTATGAAGACGATTCATATCTCGCTCACTTAA